The window ATGTTCGGGAAAGTGGAACAGAACTTACCGAATTAGTCTGATTGGAAATATTCTATTATCAACTGTCTTAGGTACGCTTGTTATGGCGGTGCAAAAAGGCAGCGACGTGTTCAAACATTCGGGTTGATTTGCCCAACAGGCAAAGTGGTTTGGAACGTCAGAGCGGGTCGGGGAGGAGGGTGGTTTTGAGTTTCACAATGGGCGAAACAAGTGTGCGCGCCGCCGGTGAGGGCGACGCGCGGGCGGTTAGATAACCTTCACGATTGCTTTGCCAGTGTTGCCACCGGTCAGCAGTTTGATGAACGCTTCTGGCGCATTCTCAAGGCCTTCTGTGATGTCTTCTTGAACTTTGACAGAGCCATCAGCGATCATCGGGCCGACCGCTTTGTGGAAGTCACCCATGCGATCCCAGTGGTTCGAGATGATGAAACCGTTCACGCTTAGGAAGTTGACGAGGATCGTGCGCCACAGCTTTGGAGCCGTAAGGCCCTTTTCGATTGCGTCGGCACCAAGGCCACCTTCGTTATACCATGCGATCATCCCGCAAATCGGGATGCGGCCGAAGGGGTTCATCAGCGGAATGACTGCCTCAAGCACTTTACCGCCAACATTTTCAAAGTAGATGTCGATGCCTTTGGGGCAGGCGGCCTTGATCTCTGCGCGCAGGGCTTCAGCGGTATCAAAGGCATAGTGGTCGATGCATTCGTCAAAGCCAAAATGCTCTTTCGCCATTTTGCATTTCTCTGGGCCACCGGCGATGCCGACGGTCCGCAGACCCATGGATTTGGCGATTTGGCCAACCATTGAGCCGACCGGCCCTGTCGCAGCCGCGACAACCAGTGTTTCACCTGCTTTTGGTTTGCCCAGTTCGGTCAGGCCATACCAGCCTGTCAGGCCCGGCATGCCCAGCACACCCAGCGCGTAAGTGATGGGGGCTGCATTCGGGTCGATCTTTGCCAGACCAGCGGCAGGTGCGACCGAATGCGTGGCCCAGCCAAAGCCGCCCATCACAAAATCGCCAACCTCAAAGCCCTTTGCGTTGGAGGCAATGATCTCACCGACAGAGCCACCTTCCATTTTGCCGTCAACCGGGATGTTGGCGGCATAGGATTTTGCGTCATCCATCCGACCGCGCATATAGGGATCAAGGGACATGTAGTGTACGCGGACCAGTACTTCGCCATCGCCCGGCGTTGGAACAGGGGCCTCTTCCATGCGGAAGTTTTCAGGCGTCGGCGCGCCTGTGGGGCGGCTGGCAAGTACAATCTGTTTCATCATTTCAGTCATAAGGTCCTCCATTGGATTCGTGCCACGGTACTCTGCGTCGATAAAGGCACAAGCGACACGCTGCGTCACGGCCTATTGGCTTTCTGCCTGTCACGTCCTAAGAGGGCGCTGATCCACTCAGAAAAGGCCGCGATGACATGGTAGGCAGTGCAAATCTCAACATTATGATCAAGGCCGCGCGTAAAGCTGGCCGCGCTCTGGTGAAGGACTTCCGCGAAGTCGAGAACCTTCAGGTTTCGATGAAAGGTGCCGGCGACTTTGTGAGCCGTGCCGACATCAACGCCGAGAAGCTGCTGAAAGATGAATTGCGCGCTGCACGCCCGACATACGGCTGGATAGCCGAAGAAGGTGGCGCAGAAGAGGGCGAAGATCCCACACGTCGCTGGATTGTTGATCCGCTGGATGGCACCACGAACTTTTTGCACGGCCTGCCGCATTGGGCTGTTTCCATTGCGCTGGAGCATAAAGGGCAGATTGTCGCCGGTGTGGTTTTTGATGCAGCCAAGGACGAGATGTTCTTTGCTGAAAAAGGCGCAGGCGCATGGCTGAACGAAAGCCGCCTGCGGGTGTCTGGCCGGAACAAAATGATCGAATCGATCTTTGCGACCGGTATCCCTTTCGGTGGCCGTTCCGATCTGCCAGCCACATTGCAGGATCTGGCGCGTCTGGCTCCGGCCTGTGCGGGTATCCGGCGCTGGGGTTCTGCCGCGCTTGACCTCGCCTATGTGGCCGCAGGGCGCTACGATGGTTTTTGGGAACGTCGCCTGAACGTTTGGGATCTTGCTGCTGGTGTGATCATTGTGCGTGAGGCGGGTGGTCTGGTTGAACCGGTCAATCCGCAAGGCAATATTCTGGCAGACGGTGAGATCATCGCATCTAACGAGGCGATCTTTACCGGATTCTCCAAGGTCGTCCGCGGCTAGGTATCTGACCTGTCAGAGGGGTGGTTGACGCCGTCCGTCCAGCGAACCGGCTCATGCTCCCACGTTTTGACGTCTTCTATACAGCCAAGGTTGATCCCGCATTGCGCGGGGTTTGCGCGGCGCTGGTGGTAGAGGTAGATACCACAGGTCTTACAGAAATAATGTTTCGCGGTATGGGTGCCCCAGCTGTAAAGCTGTAGATGATCTGCGCCTTTGGTGACCACAACGCTG is drawn from Sulfitobacter sp. S223 and contains these coding sequences:
- a CDS encoding inositol monophosphatase family protein: MVGSANLNIMIKAARKAGRALVKDFREVENLQVSMKGAGDFVSRADINAEKLLKDELRAARPTYGWIAEEGGAEEGEDPTRRWIVDPLDGTTNFLHGLPHWAVSIALEHKGQIVAGVVFDAAKDEMFFAEKGAGAWLNESRLRVSGRNKMIESIFATGIPFGGRSDLPATLQDLARLAPACAGIRRWGSAALDLAYVAAGRYDGFWERRLNVWDLAAGVIIVREAGGLVEPVNPQGNILADGEIIASNEAIFTGFSKVVRG
- a CDS encoding GFA family protein, with amino-acid sequence MSLEITASCHCGATALRASLPYGLSDAARCTCSFCKRRQAAAVTATTSSVVVTKGADHLQLYSWGTHTAKHYFCKTCGIYLYHQRRANPAQCGINLGCIEDVKTWEHEPVRWTDGVNHPSDRSDT
- a CDS encoding NADP-dependent oxidoreductase, which translates into the protein MTEMMKQIVLASRPTGAPTPENFRMEEAPVPTPGDGEVLVRVHYMSLDPYMRGRMDDAKSYAANIPVDGKMEGGSVGEIIASNAKGFEVGDFVMGGFGWATHSVAPAAGLAKIDPNAAPITYALGVLGMPGLTGWYGLTELGKPKAGETLVVAAATGPVGSMVGQIAKSMGLRTVGIAGGPEKCKMAKEHFGFDECIDHYAFDTAEALRAEIKAACPKGIDIYFENVGGKVLEAVIPLMNPFGRIPICGMIAWYNEGGLGADAIEKGLTAPKLWRTILVNFLSVNGFIISNHWDRMGDFHKAVGPMIADGSVKVQEDITEGLENAPEAFIKLLTGGNTGKAIVKVI